One stretch of Gopherus flavomarginatus isolate rGopFla2 chromosome 2, rGopFla2.mat.asm, whole genome shotgun sequence DNA includes these proteins:
- the GCNT2 gene encoding N-acetyllactosaminide beta-1,6-N-acetylglucosaminyl-transferase isoform X3 translates to MRRQRRYLLAISLLGAMVFVVLHKGELHRSKKYPRQTMCHESYLLSRACDAFIERKKAFVWGNLLKTSRGSFACSEYLMHNHYITSPLSAEEAAFPLAYIITLHKEFDTFERLFRAIYMPQNVYCVHVDEKATAQFKQDVETLLNCFPNAFIASKNEPVIYAGISRLQADLNCMKDLLESGVRWKYLLNACGQDFPLKTNKEIVQHLKGYKGKNITPGVLPPAHVISRTKYIYKEHIGTDSSYMKKTNVLKQSPPHNLTIYFGSAYIAVTKPFVEFVLNDQRAIDLLEWSKDSYSPDEHFWVTLNRIPGHYVRGICIYGTGDLKWLVKSTSMFANKFELKTYPPTVECLELRLRERALNQSETQVKPSWYF, encoded by the exons ATGCGCCGGCAGAGGCGTTACCTCCTGGCCATTTCTCTCCTGGGCGCGATGGTTTTCGTTGTGCTGCACAAGGGTGAGTTGCACCGGTCAAAAAAATATCCCCGGCAAACGATGTGTCACGAAAGCTACTTGCTGAGTCGAGCCTGTGATGCATTCATCGAACGGAAGAAAGCTTTCGTTTGGGGAAACCTCCTGAAAACCTCTCGGGGGAGTTTTGCCTGCAGTGAGTACTTAATGCACAATCACTATATAACCAGCCCTCTCTCTGCAGAAGAAGCTGCCTTTCCTTTGGCTTATATCATAACTCTGCATAAAGAATTTGATACGTTTGAGAGGCTCTTCAGGGCTATTTATATGCCCCAAAATGTTTACTGTGTCCACGTGGATGAGAAGGCAACGGCTCAGTTTAAGCAAGACGTGGAGACATTGTTGAACTGTTTCCCCAATGCGTTTATTGCCTCAAAAAATGAGCCAGTCATTTATGCTGGAATATCCAGACTTCAGGCGGATTTGAACTGCATGAAAGACCTGCTGGAATCAGGGGTTCGGTGGAAGTACCTGCTCAACGCGTGTGGACAAGATTTCCCCTTGAAAACCAACAAGGAAATAGTTCAGCACCTGAAAGGCTATAAGGGTAAAAATATCACTCCTGGGGTGTTGCCTCCTGCCCATGTGATTTCAAGAACCAAATATATCTATAAGGAGCACATAGGGACGGACTCCTCTTACATGAAAAAGACCAATGTGTTGAAACAGTCCCCACCACACAATCTGACCATCTACTTTGGCTCTGCTTATATCGCGGTCACAAAGCCATTTGTCGAGTTCGTTCTCAATGATCAACGTGCTATTGATTTATTGGAGTGGTCCAAGGACAGCTACAGTCCAGATGAACACTTCTGGGTAACACTCAATCGGATACCAG GCCATTATGTCAGAGGCATTTGTATATATGGAACAGGTGACTTAAAGTGGCTAGTTAAGTCTACAAGCATGTTTGCTAATAAGTTTGAACTCAAAACATACCCACCCACTGTAGAATGCCTGGAACTGAGGCTTCGAGAGAGAGCTCTGAACCAGAGCGAAACGCAGGTGAAACCAAGTTGGTACTTTTAA
- the GCNT2 gene encoding N-acetyllactosaminide beta-1,6-N-acetylglucosaminyl-transferase isoform X1 — translation MRRQRRYLLAISLLGAMVFVVLHKGELHRSKKYPRQTMCHESYLLSRACDAFIERKKAFVWGNLLKTSRGSFACSEYLMHNHYITSPLSAEEAAFPLAYIITLHKEFDTFERLFRAIYMPQNVYCVHVDEKATAQFKQDVETLLNCFPNAFIASKNEPVIYAGISRLQADLNCMKDLLESGVRWKYLLNACGQDFPLKTNKEIVQHLKGYKGKNITPGVLPPAHVISRTKYIYKEHIGTDSSYMKKTNVLKQSPPHNLTIYFGSAYIAVTKPFVEFVLNDQRAIDLLEWSKDSYSPDEHFWVTLNRIPDVPGSMPNASWEGNLRAIKWNDRESFHGGCHGHYVRGICIYGTGDLKWLVKSTSMFANKFELKTYPPTVECLELRLRERALNQSETQVKPSWYF, via the exons ATGCGCCGGCAGAGGCGTTACCTCCTGGCCATTTCTCTCCTGGGCGCGATGGTTTTCGTTGTGCTGCACAAGGGTGAGTTGCACCGGTCAAAAAAATATCCCCGGCAAACGATGTGTCACGAAAGCTACTTGCTGAGTCGAGCCTGTGATGCATTCATCGAACGGAAGAAAGCTTTCGTTTGGGGAAACCTCCTGAAAACCTCTCGGGGGAGTTTTGCCTGCAGTGAGTACTTAATGCACAATCACTATATAACCAGCCCTCTCTCTGCAGAAGAAGCTGCCTTTCCTTTGGCTTATATCATAACTCTGCATAAAGAATTTGATACGTTTGAGAGGCTCTTCAGGGCTATTTATATGCCCCAAAATGTTTACTGTGTCCACGTGGATGAGAAGGCAACGGCTCAGTTTAAGCAAGACGTGGAGACATTGTTGAACTGTTTCCCCAATGCGTTTATTGCCTCAAAAAATGAGCCAGTCATTTATGCTGGAATATCCAGACTTCAGGCGGATTTGAACTGCATGAAAGACCTGCTGGAATCAGGGGTTCGGTGGAAGTACCTGCTCAACGCGTGTGGACAAGATTTCCCCTTGAAAACCAACAAGGAAATAGTTCAGCACCTGAAAGGCTATAAGGGTAAAAATATCACTCCTGGGGTGTTGCCTCCTGCCCATGTGATTTCAAGAACCAAATATATCTATAAGGAGCACATAGGGACGGACTCCTCTTACATGAAAAAGACCAATGTGTTGAAACAGTCCCCACCACACAATCTGACCATCTACTTTGGCTCTGCTTATATCGCGGTCACAAAGCCATTTGTCGAGTTCGTTCTCAATGATCAACGTGCTATTGATTTATTGGAGTGGTCCAAGGACAGCTACAGTCCAGATGAACACTTCTGGGTAACACTCAATCGGATACCAG ATGTCCCTGGTTCCATGCCAAATGCATCCTGGGAAGGTAACCTGAGAGCTATCAAGTGGAACGATAGGGAAAGCTTTCATGGAGGTTGTCATG GCCATTATGTCAGAGGCATTTGTATATATGGAACAGGTGACTTAAAGTGGCTAGTTAAGTCTACAAGCATGTTTGCTAATAAGTTTGAACTCAAAACATACCCACCCACTGTAGAATGCCTGGAACTGAGGCTTCGAGAGAGAGCTCTGAACCAGAGCGAAACGCAGGTGAAACCAAGTTGGTACTTTTAA
- the GCNT2 gene encoding N-acetyllactosaminide beta-1,6-N-acetylglucosaminyl-transferase isoform X4 produces MRRQRRYLLAISLLGAMVFVVLHKGELHRSKKYPRQTMCHESYLLSRACDAFIERKKAFVWGNLLKTSRGSFACSEYLMHNHYITSPLSAEEAAFPLAYIITLHKEFDTFERLFRAIYMPQNVYCVHVDEKATAQFKQDVETLLNCFPNAFIASKNEPVIYAGISRLQADLNCMKDLLESGVRWKYLLNACGQDFPLKTNKEIVQHLKGYKGKNITPGVLPPAHVISRTKYIYKEHIGTDSSYMKKTNVLKQSPPHNLTIYFGSAYIAVTKPFVEFVLNDQRAIDLLEWSKDSYSPDEHFWVTLNRIPGIAFLACGLNLHPL; encoded by the exons ATGCGCCGGCAGAGGCGTTACCTCCTGGCCATTTCTCTCCTGGGCGCGATGGTTTTCGTTGTGCTGCACAAGGGTGAGTTGCACCGGTCAAAAAAATATCCCCGGCAAACGATGTGTCACGAAAGCTACTTGCTGAGTCGAGCCTGTGATGCATTCATCGAACGGAAGAAAGCTTTCGTTTGGGGAAACCTCCTGAAAACCTCTCGGGGGAGTTTTGCCTGCAGTGAGTACTTAATGCACAATCACTATATAACCAGCCCTCTCTCTGCAGAAGAAGCTGCCTTTCCTTTGGCTTATATCATAACTCTGCATAAAGAATTTGATACGTTTGAGAGGCTCTTCAGGGCTATTTATATGCCCCAAAATGTTTACTGTGTCCACGTGGATGAGAAGGCAACGGCTCAGTTTAAGCAAGACGTGGAGACATTGTTGAACTGTTTCCCCAATGCGTTTATTGCCTCAAAAAATGAGCCAGTCATTTATGCTGGAATATCCAGACTTCAGGCGGATTTGAACTGCATGAAAGACCTGCTGGAATCAGGGGTTCGGTGGAAGTACCTGCTCAACGCGTGTGGACAAGATTTCCCCTTGAAAACCAACAAGGAAATAGTTCAGCACCTGAAAGGCTATAAGGGTAAAAATATCACTCCTGGGGTGTTGCCTCCTGCCCATGTGATTTCAAGAACCAAATATATCTATAAGGAGCACATAGGGACGGACTCCTCTTACATGAAAAAGACCAATGTGTTGAAACAGTCCCCACCACACAATCTGACCATCTACTTTGGCTCTGCTTATATCGCGGTCACAAAGCCATTTGTCGAGTTCGTTCTCAATGATCAACGTGCTATTGATTTATTGGAGTGGTCCAAGGACAGCTACAGTCCAGATGAACACTTCTGGGTAACACTCAATCGGATACCAG GGATTGCCTTTCTGGCCTGTGGATTAAATCTTCATCCTTTGTGA